A region from the Branchiostoma floridae strain S238N-H82 chromosome 9, Bfl_VNyyK, whole genome shotgun sequence genome encodes:
- the LOC118423667 gene encoding uncharacterized protein LOC118423667 isoform X1 gives MTYSRSFVMNKSIFPRGKSGFTQKVVRQLFTHRYRLTHRSLFKMGGGESKPTVEAKLPELGAERFRKYNFPFENIVMEGGGAKGIAYIGAVKVLEDAGIMKNIKRFAGTSAGAITAGFVAAGMSSGDVLDVMNKTDMPTVLLDGRSWMWKHVGALYDLLNNFGVYRGQSFLEWYGETLRQHFEKKSAESEEMKELYHGLTGDINFAQLSEALGVEFCTVAYNTQTKQENYFHVKTSPLLFLREAVRMSMSIPVVYQPYKVEDKETEPHWIDGGVCANFPVYCFDGWWLSMEEGCCFHSRLGETQDRETVRRAFLPAYSFERFTPEGDEEEKKAKKKKTIGLLLYSEGDPELYQDKFTDRVRNFTDQHQELKKEAIKPDTEKRRTYDDNTKKMATLEKKQRADLMRSLGLKTKLDEVKSLFPDAGKMRDCFNTKMTLEDVQIITVNSDPDMSDEEKEKAFKDAFDSLFINFKGKLTKVTTENIFDNWAPLTVATKDSLKSSFIRTPGELYAAYLDFVGKSKPIREDDVGRCVGIDVDYVGTGDFDMAPEDKTFLMMQGAIATVAFLEEFIEKNGLKPEK, from the exons ATGACCTATTCAAGATCTTTTGTCATGAACAAGAGCATTTTCCCCAGAGGCAAATCTGGCTTTACGCAGAAAGTTGTGCGACAACTTTTCACCCACAGATACAGGCTCACACACAGAAGTCTTTTCAAGATGGGGGGAGGAGAGTCCAAACCAACAGTCGAGGCCAAGCTTCCCGAACTTGGAGCAGAGAGGTTTCGAAAGTACAACTTTCCTTTTGAGAACATCGTGATGGAAGGGGGAGGAGCCAAGGGGATCGCCTATATCGGGGCGGTCAAG GTTTTGGAGGACGCGGGGATCATGAAGAACATCAAACGGTTCGCCGGCACCAGCGCAGGCGCAATCACGGCCGGCTTCGTGGCGGCGGGAATGTCGTCTGGTGACGTGCTGGACGTCATGAACAAGACGGACATGCCGACTGTACTCCTGG ACGGGCGAAGCTGGATGTGGAAGCACGTTGGCGCTCTGTACGATCTGCTGAACAACTTCGGCGTGTACAGGGGCCAGTCGTTCCTGGAATGGTACGGAGAAACCCTCCGACAGCACTTCGAGAAGAAAAGCGCGGAAAGTGAAGAGATGAAAGAACTCTACCATGGCCTGACGGGGGACATCAACTTTGCACAG CTATCCGAGGCCCTTGGTGTGGAGTTCTGTACAGTGGCTTACAACACGCAGACTAAACAGGAGAACTACTTCCACGTCAAGACATCGCCTCTGCTCTTCCTGCGGGAGGCAGTGCGCATGTCTATGTCTATTCCAG TCGTGTATCAGCCGTACAAAGTCGAGGATAAGGAGACCGAGCCCCATTGGATCGACGGAGGCGTCTGCGCCAACTTCCCCGTGTACTGCTTTGATG GTTGGTGGCTGTCAATGGAGGAGGGCTGCTGTTTCCATAGCCGTCTAGGGGAGACGCAGGACAGGGAGACGGTCAGGAGGGCGTTCCTTCCCGCATACAGTTTCGAGCGGTTCACGCCGGAAGGAGACGAGGAAGAAAAGAaggcgaagaagaagaaaacgatCGGGTTGCTGctg TATTCAGAAGGTGACCCTGAACTATACCAGGACAAGTTCACAGATCGCGTCCGCAACTTCACAGACCAGCACCAGGAACTGAAGAAGGAAGCCATCAAGCCGGACACAGAGAAGCGtcg CACGTATGACGACAACACGAAGAAGATGGCAACTCTAGAGAAAAAACAAAGGGCAGACCTGATGAGGAGTCTGGGGCTGAAGACGAAGCTGGACGAGGTCAAGTCGCTGTTCCCGGACGCGGGAAAAATGAGGGACTGCTTCAACACC AAAATGACACTAGAGGACGTCCAAATAATCACCGTGAACTCTGACCCGGACATGTCAGACGAAGAGAAGGAGAAGGCCTTTAAGGATGCCTTTGACTCACTTTTCATCAACTTTAAGGGAAAG CTGACGAAGGTAACTACGGAGAACATCTTCGACAACTGGGCTCCGCTGACGGTGGCCACGAAGGACAGTCTCAAGTCTAGTTTCATCCGGACCCCGGGCGAGCTGTACGCGGCGTACCTGGACTTCGTGGGCAAGAGCAAACCCATTCGG GAGGATGACGTTGGCAGGTGCGTCGGTATTGACGTGGATTACGTCGGCACCGGAGACTTCGACATGGCTCCTGAGGACAAGACTTTCCTCATGATG CAAGGAGCCATCGCCACTGTGGCGTTTCTGGAAGAGTTCATCGAGAAGAACGGACTGAAGCCTGAAAAGTAA
- the LOC118423667 gene encoding uncharacterized protein LOC118423667 isoform X2, whose protein sequence is MPTVLLDGRSWMWKHVGALYDLLNNFGVYRGQSFLEWYGETLRQHFEKKSAESEEMKELYHGLTGDINFAQLSEALGVEFCTVAYNTQTKQENYFHVKTSPLLFLREAVRMSMSIPVVYQPYKVEDKETEPHWIDGGVCANFPVYCFDGWWLSMEEGCCFHSRLGETQDRETVRRAFLPAYSFERFTPEGDEEEKKAKKKKTIGLLLYSEGDPELYQDKFTDRVRNFTDQHQELKKEAIKPDTEKRRTYDDNTKKMATLEKKQRADLMRSLGLKTKLDEVKSLFPDAGKMRDCFNTKMTLEDVQIITVNSDPDMSDEEKEKAFKDAFDSLFINFKGKLTKVTTENIFDNWAPLTVATKDSLKSSFIRTPGELYAAYLDFVGKSKPIREDDVGRCVGIDVDYVGTGDFDMAPEDKTFLMMQGAIATVAFLEEFIEKNGLKPEK, encoded by the exons ATGCCGACTGTCCTGCTGG ACGGGCGAAGCTGGATGTGGAAGCACGTTGGCGCTCTGTACGATCTGCTGAACAACTTCGGCGTGTACAGGGGCCAGTCGTTCCTGGAATGGTACGGAGAAACCCTCCGACAGCACTTCGAGAAGAAAAGCGCGGAAAGTGAAGAGATGAAAGAACTCTACCATGGCCTGACGGGGGACATCAACTTTGCACAG CTATCCGAGGCCCTTGGTGTGGAGTTCTGTACAGTGGCTTACAACACGCAGACTAAACAGGAGAACTACTTCCACGTCAAGACATCGCCTCTGCTCTTCCTGCGGGAGGCAGTGCGCATGTCTATGTCTATTCCAG TCGTGTATCAGCCGTACAAAGTCGAGGATAAGGAGACCGAGCCCCATTGGATCGACGGAGGCGTCTGCGCCAACTTCCCCGTGTACTGCTTTGATG GTTGGTGGCTGTCAATGGAGGAGGGCTGCTGTTTCCATAGCCGTCTAGGGGAGACGCAGGACAGGGAGACGGTCAGGAGGGCGTTCCTTCCCGCATACAGTTTCGAGCGGTTCACGCCGGAAGGAGACGAGGAAGAAAAGAaggcgaagaagaagaaaacgatCGGGTTGCTGctg TATTCAGAAGGTGACCCTGAACTATACCAGGACAAGTTCACAGATCGCGTCCGCAACTTCACAGACCAGCACCAGGAACTGAAGAAGGAAGCCATCAAGCCGGACACAGAGAAGCGtcg CACGTATGACGACAACACGAAGAAGATGGCAACTCTAGAGAAAAAACAAAGGGCAGACCTGATGAGGAGTCTGGGGCTGAAGACGAAGCTGGACGAGGTCAAGTCGCTGTTCCCGGACGCGGGAAAAATGAGGGACTGCTTCAACACC AAAATGACACTAGAGGACGTCCAAATAATCACCGTGAACTCTGACCCGGACATGTCAGACGAAGAGAAGGAGAAGGCCTTTAAGGATGCCTTTGACTCACTTTTCATCAACTTTAAGGGAAAG CTGACGAAGGTAACTACGGAGAACATCTTCGACAACTGGGCTCCGCTGACGGTGGCCACGAAGGACAGTCTCAAGTCTAGTTTCATCCGGACCCCGGGCGAGCTGTACGCGGCGTACCTGGACTTCGTGGGCAAGAGCAAACCCATTCGG GAGGATGACGTTGGCAGGTGCGTCGGTATTGACGTGGATTACGTCGGCACCGGAGACTTCGACATGGCTCCTGAGGACAAGACTTTCCTCATGATG CAAGGAGCCATCGCCACTGTGGCGTTTCTGGAAGAGTTCATCGAGAAGAACGGACTGAAGCCTGAAAAGTAA